Below is a window of Prosthecochloris sp. GSB1 DNA.
ATTGCGGCCGTTACCGTTGGCCCTGCCGTGGAGAGTGCGGCTGCTCTTGCCCGGATTTTTCTTCCTTTGCTTTACAGAACTCTTTTTTTTCTGGGCCTTGTTGCCGGAAACTTTCGGCAGGGCGTCGGGATCGACGCCGGTTGTACCGAACAGTTCGGGATAGTAGCTTTTCTTCCTGGCGAACTTTTTTTTCCGGTACTTTTTTTCGAGCTCCGCGTAAGGGCTTGGCGGGTCTGGGGAGGTGTTGTGGTTGTTGTAATTCGGCTCGTCACATGCCTCCTCAAAATCATCCGAAACCACGTCAGGATGAAATGTTCTTTGCAAGCTTATACTATGTTTTCGTTAAAAAGTCCGTCCGCGGCGCCGGCTTCGGCATGCAGAACGGAATTCCGCAGGGGGTTAGTAATTTAAAACTTTACCTTTAATTTGCAAGAAAATACCGTAATGGGATTCCGGTGCGCAAAAGGAAGAACGCGTTTGGCGTTGCTTGTTCAGGGGAGAAGTGTTAAATTTTGAAAAATCCAACCCTTAAAATCCGGAGAACGCCATGATAGACATTCGCAAGTGGATCCTCGCGATCATCTGCCCCCCAGCCGCCGTGCTCAACAAGGAAGTCGGAACCATCATGCTCGTGGGACTGCTGACAGTGCT
It encodes the following:
- a CDS encoding YqaE/Pmp3 family membrane protein; the encoded protein is MIDIRKWILAIICPPAAVLNKEVGTIMLVGLLTVLFWVPGVVAALFILIQEQYQHRQTHA